The following coding sequences lie in one Phorcysia thermohydrogeniphila genomic window:
- a CDS encoding DUF485 domain-containing protein: protein MRKEELLSILRDPEFQELAKNVTKVVTTFTIIMLVVYYSFILMLAYGKDFLSTPICSSCATTIGIIVGIGVIIFSWLLTGAYIWWANSNYDPTVRKLREKFRR from the coding sequence ATGAGAAAGGAAGAGCTCCTGAGTATTCTCAGGGACCCTGAGTTTCAGGAACTTGCCAAGAACGTAACAAAGGTTGTTACGACTTTCACAATCATAATGCTCGTCGTTTACTACTCATTCATCCTGATGCTCGCCTACGGGAAAGATTTCCTCTCAACGCCCATCTGCAGCAGCTGTGCAACAACAATCGGAATCATCGTTGGTATCGGCGTAATCATCTTCTCCTGGCTCCTTACCGGTGCCTACATCTGGTGGGCAAACAGCAACTACGACCCGACAGTCAGAAAACTCAGAGAGAAATTCAGGAGGTAA